The proteins below are encoded in one region of Blastocatellia bacterium:
- a CDS encoding DUF2007 domain-containing protein: MAFCPNCEAEYKEGITVCPDCQVELVDELTAENRVHDSSDGEPVPLQTFKTGAEAEMVRELLNQNGIRSFVEGGDFAVIPSSFSQEVVVMVDERDLTRAVEIYNAYFDADETAPTSENQTDSE; this comes from the coding sequence ATGGCATTCTGCCCGAATTGCGAAGCGGAGTACAAAGAAGGCATCACGGTCTGTCCGGATTGCCAGGTCGAGCTGGTTGACGAGTTGACGGCGGAGAACCGCGTTCACGACAGCAGCGACGGCGAGCCGGTGCCGCTGCAAACGTTCAAGACCGGCGCCGAAGCCGAAATGGTGCGCGAGCTGCTCAATCAAAACGGCATCCGCTCGTTCGTCGAAGGCGGCGACTTCGCCGTCATCCCCAGCAGCTTCTCGCAAGAAGTCGTGGTCATGGTTGACGAACGCGATCTAACCCGCGCCGTCGAAATCTACAACGCCTACTTCGACGCCGACGAGACTGCCCCTACATCAGAAAACCAGACTGACAGCGAGTAG
- the cutA gene encoding divalent-cation tolerance protein CutA — protein MMSNALVVLVTAPNTEEASRIADALVGARLAACVNILGGIESVYRWEGRIARDSEVLMIIKTTSERYAELEEQIKALHSYTTPEVIAIRIERGAEAYLKWLGESVS, from the coding sequence ATGATGAGCAATGCGCTGGTCGTTCTGGTCACCGCGCCGAACACTGAAGAAGCCTCGCGCATCGCCGACGCGCTGGTTGGCGCGAGGCTCGCGGCCTGCGTCAACATCCTTGGCGGCATCGAATCGGTCTATCGCTGGGAAGGCCGCATCGCCCGTGACAGCGAAGTGTTGATGATCATCAAGACGACCAGCGAGCGTTACGCCGAGCTTGAAGAGCAAATCAAAGCGCTGCACAGCTACACCACGCCCGAAGTCATCGCCATCCGCATTGAGCGCGGCGCTGAAGCGTACTTGAAGTGGCTCGGCGAATCCGTTTCTTAA
- a CDS encoding PfkB family carbohydrate kinase: MAIVVVGSVAFDSLKTPFGEREKILGGSATYFSVAASFFTDVRVVAVVGDDFGEEEEAVFRERDVDLSDLERVPGQKSFFWKGEYGFDLNVAKTLDTQLNVFADFQPKLSAAARATPYLFLGNIQPTLQKQVREQVDAKLVAADTMNYWIHKTPDDLREMLKVIDVLIINDSEARELAGEANLIRAARAILSLGPKRLVVKRGEYGAAMFSGGTYFATPAYPLEAVFDPTGAGDTFAGGFMGYLAAVNATDEAAMRQAIIYGSVMASFNVEQFGCERTRRLTYDEINARFRELKSYSHFEEVAIGPRSHKG, encoded by the coding sequence ATGGCGATTGTGGTCGTGGGGTCGGTAGCGTTTGATTCGCTCAAGACGCCTTTCGGAGAGCGCGAAAAGATTTTAGGTGGGTCGGCGACGTACTTCAGCGTCGCCGCTTCTTTTTTCACCGACGTGCGCGTGGTCGCGGTCGTCGGCGACGATTTCGGCGAGGAAGAAGAAGCCGTCTTCCGCGAGCGCGACGTTGATCTGTCCGACCTGGAGCGGGTTCCGGGACAGAAGTCTTTTTTCTGGAAAGGCGAGTACGGCTTTGACCTCAACGTCGCGAAAACGCTCGACACGCAATTGAATGTCTTCGCCGACTTTCAGCCGAAACTCTCTGCGGCGGCGCGGGCGACGCCTTACCTGTTTCTCGGCAACATTCAGCCGACACTGCAAAAGCAGGTGCGCGAGCAGGTAGATGCCAAGCTGGTCGCCGCCGATACCATGAATTACTGGATTCACAAGACGCCGGACGACCTGCGCGAGATGCTCAAGGTCATTGACGTTTTAATCATCAATGATTCGGAAGCGCGCGAGCTGGCGGGCGAAGCCAACCTGATCCGCGCGGCGCGGGCGATCCTGTCGCTGGGGCCGAAGCGCCTGGTCGTCAAGCGCGGCGAATACGGCGCGGCGATGTTCAGTGGCGGGACTTACTTTGCGACGCCGGCCTACCCGCTCGAAGCCGTCTTCGATCCGACCGGCGCGGGCGACACCTTTGCCGGCGGCTTCATGGGATACCTGGCGGCGGTCAACGCGACCGACGAAGCGGCCATGCGGCAGGCGATCATTTACGGCTCGGTGATGGCGTCGTTCAATGTTGAGCAGTTCGGCTGCGAGCGGACGCGGCGGCTGACTTATGACGAGATCAACGCGCGCTTCCGCGAGCTGAAATCGTATTCGCATTTTGAAGAAGTCGCCATCGGCCCGCGCAGCCACAAGGGCTGA
- the bamD gene encoding outer membrane protein assembly factor BamD, producing the protein MARALMSVMAVILLVGVAAAQGPARGPVEPARDKEMEITAKHNLVVARYYLEKRKAYSGALDRLQEIRETYADFSRMDEVLFLMGEANYKLNKPEKAGEFYNLMLKDFPSSEFVKRARERLAELNISPATTDDKKPADDKKPL; encoded by the coding sequence ATGGCCAGAGCACTGATGTCGGTAATGGCGGTAATCCTGTTGGTCGGCGTCGCCGCGGCACAAGGGCCGGCGCGTGGCCCGGTCGAGCCGGCGCGCGACAAAGAGATGGAGATTACCGCCAAGCATAATCTGGTGGTGGCACGCTACTACCTGGAGAAGCGCAAAGCCTACTCAGGGGCGCTCGACCGCTTGCAGGAGATCAGGGAGACCTATGCCGATTTCTCGCGCATGGACGAAGTGCTATTCCTGATGGGCGAAGCGAATTACAAGCTCAATAAGCCAGAGAAAGCCGGTGAGTTTTACAACCTGATGCTCAAAGACTTTCCGAGCAGCGAGTTCGTCAAGCGGGCGCGCGAACGGCTCGCCGAGCTGAACATCAGCCCGGCAACGACGGATGACAAGAAGCCGGCGGACGACAAAAAGCCTTTGTGA
- the dapF gene encoding diaminopimelate epimerase — protein sequence MREAAFTKLQGMGNDFLVVEVDDVSALPDAERLAIEMCNRNYGAGADGLIFVAATPGNGADFDSRIFNSDGSEAGVSGNGTRCVAAYVYFKQLWRGEDVRIHTAAGIKRGRLAAQDGHRFEFEFDMGEPRLHSEQVPMLLDSPLEHVVRYPLHLGGDMIEVTCLSMGNPQCLIFVSELERVNLAELGPLLEHHPVFPDRANVEFIRVVSRDEIEIRIWERGAGHTLSSGTGSCASAVAAALNGYTNRAVRVLTEGGSLHVEWRDDNRVALIGAAEVIYEGRWLRA from the coding sequence GTGAGGGAAGCAGCATTTACGAAACTGCAAGGCATGGGCAATGACTTCCTGGTTGTCGAGGTTGACGACGTCAGCGCCTTGCCGGATGCCGAAAGGTTAGCCATCGAGATGTGTAACCGCAACTACGGGGCGGGCGCCGACGGCTTGATCTTTGTGGCGGCGACACCGGGCAATGGGGCGGACTTCGATTCGCGCATCTTCAATTCGGACGGCAGCGAAGCCGGCGTCTCCGGCAACGGCACGCGCTGCGTTGCGGCTTATGTTTATTTCAAGCAGCTCTGGCGAGGAGAAGACGTACGCATTCATACTGCCGCAGGGATCAAGCGCGGGCGGCTGGCGGCGCAAGACGGCCATCGCTTTGAGTTTGAATTCGACATGGGCGAGCCGCGCCTGCATAGCGAACAGGTGCCGATGCTGCTCGATTCCCCGCTTGAGCATGTCGTGCGTTACCCGCTACATCTCGGCGGCGACATGATCGAAGTCACCTGCCTGTCTATGGGCAATCCGCAGTGCCTGATCTTCGTGTCAGAGCTGGAGCGCGTTAATCTGGCGGAGCTTGGGCCGCTGCTCGAACATCATCCGGTCTTCCCCGACCGCGCCAATGTCGAATTCATCCGTGTCGTTTCGCGAGACGAAATCGAGATACGCATCTGGGAGCGCGGCGCCGGCCACACCTTGTCGAGCGGCACAGGATCATGCGCCTCGGCGGTCGCCGCTGCTTTGAATGGCTACACGAACCGCGCCGTGCGGGTGCTTACCGAAGGGGGATCGCTGCACGTCGAATGGCGCGACGACAACCGCGTCGCGTTGATCGGCGCAGCGGAAGTCATCTACGAAGGCCGCTGGCTGCGCGCCTGA
- a CDS encoding S-methyl-5'-thioadenosine phosphorylase yields MSQVKIGVIGGSGLYQMAALTEVEEVRVTTPYGEPSDAFIIGTLNGVRVAFLPRHGRGHRFTPTEVPYRANIYGMKLLGVERIISASAVGSLREEFKPMDIAFPDQFFDRTRQRPSTFFGDGIVAHVSMAHPVCGDLCDTLEAAARAELTGIDIHRGGTYLCMEGPAFSTVAESNVYRSWGMSVIGMTNLQEAKLAREAEICYATMALVTDYDCWHPEHDAVTVEMIIEYLNHNAENAQKLIAAAVAQLATAERACKCGHSLRHAIITAADKITPVARQRLQAIIGKYVS; encoded by the coding sequence TTGTCACAGGTAAAGATTGGCGTCATCGGCGGCAGCGGCTTGTATCAGATGGCGGCGCTCACCGAGGTAGAAGAAGTGCGAGTGACGACGCCTTACGGCGAGCCGTCGGATGCGTTCATCATCGGCACATTGAACGGCGTGCGCGTCGCCTTCCTGCCGCGCCACGGTCGCGGCCACCGCTTTACGCCCACTGAAGTTCCTTACCGCGCCAACATCTACGGAATGAAGTTGCTCGGCGTCGAACGCATCATCTCGGCCAGCGCCGTAGGCTCGTTGCGCGAAGAATTCAAGCCGATGGACATCGCCTTCCCCGATCAGTTTTTTGACCGTACGCGGCAGCGGCCTTCGACCTTCTTCGGCGATGGCATCGTGGCGCATGTTTCGATGGCGCACCCGGTATGTGGCGACCTGTGTGACACCCTGGAAGCGGCTGCCAGGGCCGAATTGACGGGGATTGATATTCACCGCGGCGGTACTTATCTATGCATGGAAGGGCCGGCGTTCTCGACCGTGGCCGAATCAAACGTCTACCGCTCGTGGGGCATGTCGGTGATCGGCATGACCAACCTTCAAGAAGCCAAGCTGGCGCGCGAGGCCGAGATTTGCTACGCAACAATGGCGCTGGTGACGGATTACGATTGCTGGCACCCTGAGCACGACGCGGTCACTGTCGAGATGATTATCGAATACTTGAATCACAACGCCGAGAACGCGCAGAAGCTAATCGCCGCGGCGGTGGCGCAGTTGGCGACGGCAGAGCGCGCCTGCAAATGCGGCCACTCGCTGCGCCATGCTATCATTACGGCGGCGGACAAGATCACGCCTGTAGCCAGGCAGCGGTTGCAGGCGATCATCGGCAAGTACGTCAGTTGA
- a CDS encoding alpha/beta hydrolase yields the protein MKDIFRFCCALLTLATLAAVAFAQEGPTRAEFECLSLNRSSGVALATGTPSADSYHHVWTPVLTYGKFKSHGLELLYETQGNGSEVVVVLHGGPGLPHEYYHPMLSNLSRYAKVVYFDRRADMASQSEPQRAVRVAEMADDVEALRQALGVERVTLLGHSFGTAIALDYALRYPDHTRRLILVSGAAAVENPAAAEKRLVGALSPVEMERYRSEGGTDNANPCERVRRRYAVLYPHYFYKQIPYEFDRGFYTVYFDSLARKLALADDRQELDVMGKLGSIKAPVLVVAGRHDLVTTVKQSYELAQALPHSRFVVLEHSGHFPIFEENYLFTEWTRQFMIGTASSENVRVLSAAAATASAGGKR from the coding sequence ATGAAGGACATATTTCGCTTCTGCTGCGCACTGCTTACTCTAGCCACCCTGGCCGCCGTCGCCTTCGCGCAAGAAGGCCCGACGCGCGCCGAATTCGAATGCTTATCGTTAAACAGGTCGTCGGGGGTGGCGCTAGCGACGGGCACGCCGTCCGCCGATTCATACCACCACGTCTGGACGCCTGTGCTGACCTACGGCAAGTTCAAATCGCATGGCCTTGAGCTGTTGTACGAAACCCAGGGCAACGGCAGCGAGGTCGTCGTCGTGCTACACGGCGGGCCGGGACTGCCGCACGAGTACTATCACCCGATGCTGTCGAACCTGAGCCGCTATGCCAAGGTCGTCTACTTCGACCGCCGCGCTGACATGGCAAGCCAGAGCGAGCCGCAGCGGGCGGTTCGGGTCGCCGAGATGGCCGACGACGTCGAGGCGTTGCGGCAGGCGCTCGGCGTCGAGCGGGTGACATTGCTCGGCCATAGCTTTGGGACGGCCATCGCTCTCGACTACGCGTTGCGCTACCCCGATCACACACGGCGCTTGATTCTGGTGAGCGGCGCGGCGGCAGTCGAAAATCCCGCCGCGGCCGAGAAACGTCTGGTCGGCGCGCTCTCGCCGGTCGAGATGGAACGCTATCGCAGCGAAGGCGGCACGGATAATGCGAACCCCTGCGAGCGCGTTCGCCGGCGCTATGCGGTTCTCTACCCGCATTATTTTTACAAGCAGATTCCCTACGAGTTCGACCGCGGCTTCTACACGGTTTATTTCGATTCGCTGGCCAGGAAGCTGGCGCTGGCCGACGACAGGCAAGAGCTTGACGTGATGGGCAAGCTGGGCTCGATTAAAGCGCCGGTGCTGGTTGTGGCCGGTCGTCATGATCTGGTCACGACCGTGAAGCAGTCTTACGAGCTGGCGCAAGCGCTGCCGCATTCGCGCTTCGTGGTGCTGGAACACAGCGGCCATTTCCCGATCTTTGAAGAGAACTATCTCTTCACCGAATGGACGCGGCAGTTCATGATCGGCACGGCGTCTTCGGAAAACGTCCGCGTGCTGTCGGCAGCGGCGGCGACGGCGTCTGCGGGCGGCAAACGTTAG